One window of Chamaesiphon minutus PCC 6605 genomic DNA carries:
- a CDS encoding type II toxin-antitoxin system VapB family antitoxin, whose translation MLSPTLIASLEKLPEKLQQEVLHYAEFLAANYAQTNPPIPTQKRRQAGTMQGMFEMSDDFDAPLEDLQEYM comes from the coding sequence ATGCTATCTCCAACCTTAATTGCCAGCCTCGAAAAGCTACCCGAAAAACTTCAACAGGAAGTACTCCATTATGCCGAATTTCTAGCAGCAAACTATGCTCAAACCAATCCACCGATACCAACGCAAAAACGTCGTCAAGCAGGAACCATGCAAGGTATGTTTGAGATGTCCGATGACTTTGATGCGCCACTAGAGGATCTCCAGGAGTACATGTAA
- a CDS encoding type I restriction-modification system subunit M → MAIGTLIKTIQDIMRKDVGVDGDAQRISQIVWLLFLKIFDDKEQEWEFTVPGYKSPLSSRFRWSNWAKDAEGITGEELIDFVNNNLFPVLKTLATAAGVSPQGKVVGAVFEDAYNYMKSGTLLRQVINCIEQDVDFNSSTDRHLFNDIYEKILADLQSAGNAGEYYTPRAVTQFMVDIIDPKLGEKLLDPACGTGGFLTNTIEHLKPFLKTAEDRVTLQSTLNGVEKKPLPHMLAMTNVMLHGIDVPSNILHDNTLSRPLRDYGPKDRVDIIITNPPFGGMEEDGIESNFPKKYQTRETADLFMALIMHLLKPDTGRAAVVLPDGFLFGEGTKTNLKRELLEDFNLHTIVRLPKGVFSPYTSINTNILFFDKGGSTADVWFFEHPYPPGYKSYSRSKPLTIQEFDREKSWWQNRQPSEYAWKVSAEEIAARNYNLDCKNPHEVAINHRDPDELMQEYLEIDRQMKDAQDSLKQELMQALGAN, encoded by the coding sequence ATGGCGATCGGAACTCTCATTAAAACCATTCAGGATATCATGCGGAAGGATGTGGGTGTCGATGGTGACGCTCAACGCATTAGTCAGATTGTGTGGTTGCTGTTTCTGAAGATCTTTGATGATAAGGAGCAGGAATGGGAATTCACGGTGCCTGGATATAAATCGCCGTTGTCGAGTCGATTTCGGTGGTCGAATTGGGCGAAGGATGCGGAAGGAATTACGGGTGAGGAGTTAATTGATTTTGTCAATAATAATCTGTTTCCGGTGCTGAAAACTTTGGCGACGGCGGCGGGGGTGTCGCCCCAGGGAAAGGTTGTAGGTGCAGTATTTGAGGATGCTTACAACTATATGAAATCGGGGACGCTGTTGCGTCAGGTGATTAACTGCATCGAACAGGATGTCGATTTTAATTCTTCGACGGATCGCCATTTATTTAATGATATTTACGAGAAAATTCTCGCGGATCTGCAATCGGCGGGGAATGCGGGGGAATATTATACGCCCCGTGCGGTGACGCAGTTTATGGTAGATATTATCGACCCCAAATTGGGGGAAAAATTACTCGATCCGGCTTGTGGTACGGGGGGCTTTTTGACAAATACGATCGAACATCTCAAACCGTTTTTAAAAACCGCTGAGGATCGAGTTACGCTCCAATCAACGCTGAATGGGGTGGAGAAAAAACCGCTCCCCCACATGCTGGCGATGACTAATGTGATGTTGCATGGGATCGATGTGCCGAGCAATATTCTTCACGATAATACCCTGAGCCGTCCGCTCCGCGATTATGGCCCGAAGGATCGGGTGGATATCATTATCACCAATCCGCCGTTTGGGGGGATGGAGGAAGATGGGATCGAAAGCAATTTCCCCAAGAAGTACCAAACCCGCGAAACTGCCGATTTGTTTATGGCGTTGATTATGCACCTACTCAAGCCGGATACGGGACGCGCTGCGGTGGTGTTGCCCGATGGGTTCCTGTTTGGCGAGGGTACGAAAACCAATCTCAAACGCGAGTTGCTGGAAGATTTCAATCTTCATACGATCGTCCGGTTGCCCAAGGGCGTTTTCAGCCCCTACACGAGCATTAATACCAATATTCTGTTCTTTGATAAGGGCGGCTCGACTGCGGATGTCTGGTTTTTCGAGCATCCTTATCCCCCAGGTTATAAGTCTTATTCTCGCTCCAAACCGCTGACAATTCAGGAATTCGATCGCGAGAAAAGTTGGTGGCAAAATCGTCAGCCGAGCGAATATGCCTGGAAGGTGTCAGCGGAGGAAATCGCGGCGCGTAACTATAATCTCGATTGCAAAAATCCCCACGAAGTCGCCATAAATCATCGCGATCCTGATGAGTTGATGCAGGAATATCTGGAGATCGATCGCCAAATGAAAGACGCTCAAGACTCGCTAAAGCAGGAATTAATGCAGGCATTGGGGGCTAACTAA
- the cas12k gene encoding type V CRISPR-associated protein Cas12k (Type V-K CRISPR systems have also been known as with the large Cas12k protein, has also been known as type V-U5, and Cas12k as C2c5.) — protein MSLITFPFRLDALGKTPKDREQVRRYFWELMTQQHTPLINRLNLLVAEHPKFANWQIKNTVDADDLLCLWRSLKKQPQFQGIPDRACVSARLVTHNTYESWLALQADRQEKLTKLLNSVEILKPDVELIAIGSCNLDVIRNRAKEVLSEVNTQISNDSEKKKSQKAIEGGIYKILYDKHRKTDDLVEKCAIAYLIKNRFKINSDETEEDVKKLNARRHTKQKEIEIIQKQLHSRLPKGRPWAGRDIFGEIASIDVRETEWNSIESALLKQQTFMPHPILFESSDDLIWAEPEKFQLKDLQVEAGKSGSTELDEFQNENFQGEQANSVESRKRVCVGFKSFEEKYAFEVAGDYRHIHAVWQALKERKIYDKNIDENTSALFLVRSATLIWRDYKKNENRIVRRRKANNKRSKREGGTAGTKPDSLRAPAFYDPEFPWNRYQLFLHCTIETLYVSKEGTELKLEMQKKPITKALQTLEKNITESEEKGESTKNRKDRHSRQSGTLRRMECYDDNYERPSKSLYTGQPHIVTGIALGASGLVTATIVDTSSGKILECRGRKALLGKQDRLVNRRQFQRQLNMRRRTQNQRRGANNQFGEANLGDTIDRHIANAVVDFAKTYQSGCIVLPDMEDYRRRKQSEMAALAERECSGWKGVEKKFAKAQNVKIHSWSYGRSIEYITNQAEKEGMLVKIGRQPIHGSSQEQAKQMAIEVYQDKTKFKQSLSNQSA, from the coding sequence ATGAGCTTGATTACATTTCCTTTTCGTCTGGATGCATTGGGAAAAACGCCTAAGGACAGGGAGCAAGTGAGACGCTACTTCTGGGAACTGATGACTCAGCAGCATACTCCACTGATTAATCGGTTAAATCTGCTGGTAGCTGAGCATCCCAAATTTGCTAATTGGCAAATTAAGAACACTGTAGATGCTGACGATCTTCTGTGTCTGTGGCGGTCGTTGAAAAAGCAACCTCAATTTCAAGGCATACCCGATCGCGCTTGTGTTTCGGCACGGTTAGTTACTCATAACACGTATGAATCCTGGTTGGCTCTACAGGCAGATCGCCAAGAGAAGTTAACTAAACTTCTTAATTCCGTGGAAATTCTGAAACCGGATGTTGAATTGATAGCGATCGGTAGCTGCAATCTGGATGTAATACGCAATCGGGCAAAAGAAGTTTTAAGCGAAGTGAATACCCAAATTTCTAATGATAGTGAGAAGAAAAAAAGTCAGAAAGCGATTGAGGGAGGCATCTATAAAATCCTCTACGACAAACACCGCAAAACAGATGATTTGGTAGAAAAATGTGCGATTGCATATCTAATTAAAAATAGATTTAAAATTAATAGTGATGAAACTGAAGAGGATGTTAAAAAACTGAACGCTCGCCGTCATACCAAGCAAAAAGAAATTGAAATTATTCAAAAACAATTGCATAGTAGACTACCTAAGGGACGTCCGTGGGCGGGCAGAGACATTTTTGGTGAAATTGCGTCGATTGATGTCAGAGAGACTGAGTGGAATTCAATAGAATCGGCATTACTCAAGCAGCAAACATTCATGCCACATCCGATTCTGTTTGAAAGTAGTGATGATTTAATTTGGGCCGAACCTGAAAAATTTCAGCTTAAAGATTTACAGGTAGAAGCAGGTAAATCTGGATCTACCGAGCTTGATGAATTTCAAAACGAGAATTTTCAGGGCGAACAAGCGAACTCCGTTGAGTCTCGAAAGCGAGTTTGCGTCGGTTTTAAGAGTTTTGAAGAGAAATATGCCTTTGAAGTTGCTGGCGATTACCGTCATATTCATGCTGTATGGCAGGCTTTAAAAGAGCGTAAGATTTACGATAAAAATATAGACGAAAACACATCTGCTTTGTTTTTGGTGCGATCGGCAACGTTGATTTGGCGGGATTATAAGAAAAACGAAAATAGAATTGTACGTCGCCGAAAAGCTAATAACAAACGTTCCAAGCGCGAAGGGGGGACTGCTGGCACTAAACCTGATAGTTTGCGCGCTCCGGCGTTTTATGACCCAGAATTTCCGTGGAATCGGTATCAATTATTCTTACACTGCACAATAGAAACCCTGTATGTAAGTAAAGAGGGCACTGAACTCAAACTCGAAATGCAGAAGAAACCTATCACTAAAGCACTTCAAACCTTAGAAAAGAATATTACTGAATCAGAAGAGAAGGGTGAATCAACAAAAAATCGTAAGGATCGTCACAGCCGTCAATCTGGAACTCTAAGACGGATGGAGTGTTATGACGATAACTACGAGCGGCCAAGCAAATCTCTCTACACTGGACAACCTCATATTGTTACTGGTATTGCTCTTGGCGCGAGTGGATTGGTAACGGCAACAATTGTAGATACTTCTTCCGGAAAAATTCTGGAATGCCGTGGGCGCAAGGCACTTCTGGGGAAGCAGGATAGGCTTGTTAATAGACGACAGTTCCAGCGTCAACTAAATATGCGCCGTCGGACTCAGAATCAGCGGCGGGGGGCGAATAACCAGTTTGGGGAAGCCAATTTAGGCGATACAATCGATCGACATATTGCAAATGCTGTAGTTGATTTTGCCAAGACGTATCAATCGGGATGTATTGTTTTACCTGACATGGAGGATTATAGACGGCGTAAACAAAGTGAGATGGCAGCACTCGCAGAGCGCGAATGTTCTGGGTGGAAGGGTGTTGAGAAGAAGTTCGCAAAAGCCCAGAATGTGAAGATCCACTCGTGGAGTTACGGGCGCTCGATCGAATACATTACTAATCAAGCCGAAAAGGAGGGGATGTTAGTGAAGATTGGGCGGCAACCGATTCACGGCAGCTCCCAGGAACAAGCAAAACAGATGGCGATTGAGGTCTACCAGGATAAAACCAAATTTAAACAATCTCTTTCTAATCAATCTGCTTAG
- a CDS encoding restriction endonuclease subunit S, with protein MSLLEQHFDVAFAAPDGIKKLRELILTLAMQGKLVPQDPNDEPASELLRSIELEKQRLVKEGKIKKSKPLPKIQSEEVPYDLPNGWEWTRLNDALDVRDGTHDTPKYVDVGYPLITSKNLYTGMLSFEDVKFISEEDHIKISERSKVNIGDILFAMIGSIGNPVIVNCNEEFSIKNVALLKFYIADKPDNRYLHYFLAQAQENMKAQSSGAVQSFVSLGFLRNYLLPLPPLAEQRRIVAKIDQLMARCDELEKLRIDRSQRLLTVHTAALDRLLTAKDSSEFSTAWSFITQQFGELYSVKENVVELRKTILQLAVMGKLVPQDPNDEPASELLRSIELEKQRLVKEGKIKQSKPLPEIDREEIPYELPNGWELVRFGELATEIATGPFGLTIHKSDYVENGIPLINPIHMINGEIVHDPTVTVTNEKASQMESYRLFDGDIVMARRGEMGRCAIVTNHSNRWLCGTGSFVLRFIPNINRSYIIILFKSQGVKDYLGGNSVGTTMTNLNHGILNKMPIMLPSIAEQRRIVEKIDRLMGMCDRLEESIKAGKGKQTDLLNALMSQV; from the coding sequence ATGAGTCTTTTGGAACAACATTTTGATGTGGCTTTTGCTGCGCCTGATGGGATTAAGAAGTTACGGGAATTGATTTTAACTCTAGCGATGCAGGGGAAGTTAGTACCGCAAGATCCGAATGATGAGCCAGCTAGTGAGCTATTGAGATCGATCGAGTTAGAGAAACAACGGCTGGTAAAGGAAGGAAAGATCAAAAAATCCAAACCGTTGCCAAAAATTCAATCCGAAGAAGTGCCTTACGATCTACCCAATGGGTGGGAATGGACGCGATTAAATGATGCACTCGATGTTCGTGATGGAACTCATGACACGCCTAAGTATGTTGATGTTGGATACCCACTCATTACGAGTAAAAACCTATATACAGGTATGCTTAGTTTTGAAGATGTGAAATTTATTTCTGAAGAAGATCATATAAAGATAAGTGAACGATCCAAAGTCAATATTGGAGATATTCTTTTTGCTATGATTGGAAGCATCGGAAACCCCGTCATAGTGAACTGTAATGAAGAGTTTTCGATTAAGAATGTGGCACTACTCAAATTTTACATAGCTGACAAACCTGATAACAGATACTTGCACTATTTTCTGGCACAGGCACAAGAAAATATGAAGGCGCAATCTTCAGGTGCAGTACAGAGTTTTGTTTCTCTAGGTTTTCTGCGGAATTATTTATTACCCCTTCCACCTCTCGCCGAACAACGCCGGATTGTTGCCAAAATCGACCAACTAATGGCGCGTTGTGATGAATTAGAGAAATTGCGGATCGATCGATCCCAACGGCTGCTCACCGTCCATACAGCGGCACTCGATCGACTGTTGACAGCCAAGGATAGCAGCGAATTTAGCACCGCTTGGAGTTTCATTACCCAACAGTTCGGCGAACTCTATTCTGTCAAAGAAAACGTCGTCGAGCTACGCAAAACCATCCTCCAACTCGCCGTTATGGGCAAGTTGGTACCGCAAGATCCGAATGATGAACCCGCGAGTGAATTGTTGAGATCGATCGAGCTTGAAAAGCAACGGTTGGTGAAGGAAGGGAAAATTAAACAATCTAAGCCTTTGCCAGAAATCGATCGAGAAGAAATTCCTTATGAATTGCCCAATGGATGGGAATTAGTTCGTTTTGGTGAATTGGCTACTGAAATAGCAACTGGCCCATTCGGACTAACAATTCATAAAAGTGATTATGTTGAAAATGGGATACCTCTAATTAATCCAATACACATGATTAATGGGGAAATTGTTCACGATCCAACCGTGACAGTAACTAATGAAAAAGCCAGTCAAATGGAATCTTACAGACTATTTGATGGGGATATTGTAATGGCTAGACGTGGTGAGATGGGTCGTTGTGCAATAGTAACTAATCACTCAAATCGATGGCTTTGTGGAACAGGTAGTTTCGTTTTAAGATTCATCCCTAATATAAATCGCTCGTATATAATTATCCTGTTCAAATCACAAGGAGTTAAAGATTATCTGGGAGGAAATTCTGTTGGTACAACAATGACAAATCTCAATCATGGAATTTTAAATAAGATGCCAATTATGTTGCCTTCAATAGCAGAACAACGGCGAATAGTGGAAAAGATCGATCGATTGATGGGGATGTGCGATCGATTGGAGGAGTCGATCAAAGCTGGCAAAGGCAAACAGACAGACCTATTGAACGCATTGATGTCGCAGGTATAA
- a CDS encoding IS4 family transposase, translating to MTSRRRSNRDHAKKNHQPGVEDEIIAAQVEALLTPAIFNQSHYYRQLGLRNRLLNLPLMMAAVLTLLWRNVPGVRELSRMLGREGFLWCEPTQVSQQAIAQRFLTFPSELFERVFKELLPEFRVKWHQRKQRLLPQSIEFAQAKFERIWACDGSTLEAIFKKLDSLSDVPIGQLAGKMGVVIDLVTRLPIEIWFRENPKASDVNFEKDILNLVTSGTLLLLDRGFYHFQFWQELINRDIHFITRLKKGASLQIERVFSNSYSIRDRIVRMGSGTKKTPYITVRLVEIKVGKVWYSYLTSVLDPLNLPPYVVADLYGRRWRIEEAFNTVKRLLGLSYLWTGSVNGIKLQMWGTWLFYAVLVDLGDAVADELSLPFDRISLEMIYRGLYHFHVAHHKGLAANPVTYFAAPENQDLGIVKTVRKPNVKLIIAPFPDSMSRTDNFFFDSSPQACLTSAIAS from the coding sequence ATGACCAGCCGCCGAAGAAGTAACCGCGACCACGCCAAAAAGAACCACCAACCAGGTGTGGAAGATGAGATCATCGCCGCTCAAGTAGAGGCTTTATTGACACCAGCAATTTTCAATCAAAGTCATTACTACCGACAATTAGGGCTGAGAAATCGGCTGTTAAATTTACCCTTGATGATGGCAGCAGTGCTGACGCTACTGTGGCGGAATGTGCCAGGAGTCAGAGAACTAAGCCGAATGTTAGGGCGAGAAGGATTTTTGTGGTGTGAGCCAACACAAGTAAGTCAACAGGCGATTGCACAAAGATTTCTGACCTTTCCATCTGAGTTATTTGAGAGAGTGTTTAAGGAATTACTGCCAGAATTTAGAGTGAAGTGGCACCAGAGAAAACAGCGATTGTTGCCACAAAGCATTGAATTTGCTCAAGCAAAATTTGAGCGGATTTGGGCATGTGATGGCTCCACATTGGAAGCGATATTCAAGAAATTAGATAGCTTATCTGATGTGCCAATCGGACAACTAGCGGGAAAAATGGGAGTAGTCATAGATTTGGTGACGAGATTGCCGATTGAAATCTGGTTTAGAGAAAATCCCAAAGCTTCAGATGTTAATTTTGAGAAAGATATCCTGAATTTAGTAACATCGGGCACTTTATTGCTCTTGGATCGAGGCTTCTATCATTTCCAATTTTGGCAAGAATTAATTAACAGAGATATTCATTTTATTACTCGATTAAAAAAAGGTGCATCGCTACAGATAGAGCGAGTATTTAGCAATAGTTATAGTATCCGTGACCGAATAGTGCGGATGGGGTCTGGCACCAAAAAGACTCCATATATAACTGTAAGATTAGTCGAAATTAAAGTGGGTAAAGTCTGGTATTCTTATCTAACTAGTGTACTCGACCCATTGAATCTTCCTCCCTATGTAGTCGCCGATTTGTACGGAAGACGGTGGCGAATTGAAGAGGCTTTTAATACTGTTAAACGATTGCTCGGGTTGAGTTATTTATGGACTGGTTCAGTTAATGGAATTAAATTACAGATGTGGGGGACTTGGCTGTTTTATGCAGTTCTAGTCGATTTAGGTGATGCTGTAGCTGATGAATTATCTCTCCCATTCGACCGCATTTCTTTAGAGATGATTTATCGAGGTCTTTATCACTTTCATGTAGCTCATCATAAAGGTTTAGCTGCCAATCCAGTCACCTATTTTGCTGCCCCAGAGAATCAAGATTTAGGTATTGTTAAAACTGTTCGTAAACCTAATGTTAAGTTAATTATTGCACCTTTTCCTGATTCTATGAGTCGAACAGACAATTTTTTCTTCGACTCATCGCCTCAAGCCTGCTTGACAAGTGCGATCGCTTCTTAA
- a CDS encoding leucine-rich repeat domain-containing protein produces MEAQEFLELIDRAAEEQWKELDLAGMNLTELPPEIGKLTHLEKLILGKWDDKTGKAIGNLLTEIPPVILSLPKLTSLDVWENKIKSLPDWLAQITNLTKLYLYGNKIESLPNWFSEMTRLTELGLGNSGLAEIPELVFSLTNLTYLGFSENNLQVLPESISNLKNLKKLSLGGNSLSQLPESIALLTELEELYIWENKLTEIPQAIGKLTSLTSLNLGENQIAELPQMIGKLTSLTSLKLWSNQIAIIPEAIGNLTSLTALGLSSNQIAIIPEAIGNLTSLTSLDLSFNQIAELPQTIGNLTSLTSLSLRNNQIAELPQTIGNLTSLTNLFLGRNKIAELPQTIGNLTSLTSLYLSNNQIAELPQTIGNLTSLTSLDLSFNQIAELPQTIGNLTSLTSLNLYNNQIAELPQTIGNLTSLTNLFLSNNQIAELPQTIGNLTSLTSLNLWSNQIAELPQTIGNLTSLTSLDLSFNQIAELPQMIGNLTSLTNLNLSFNQIAELLQTIGNLTSLSDLDLSNNQIAELPQTIGNLTSLTDLKLYNNQIAVIPEWFRSLNNLEKLDLRGNPVPIPPEILGTNKKFYEDPGDLQAILSFYFQTQGPKATEPLYEAKFIIVGEGDAGKTTLAKKLQDPDYALTSDEESTQGIDVIRWDFIQPDGKPFRVNIWDFGGQDIYHATHQFFLTARSLYTLVVDNRRENPNFYYWLNVVRLYSNDSPIFIVKNEKGDRNCELNERQLRSEFLQLKESLPTNFSSNRGLREIQHFIQTHIANLPHIQLPIPKTWVKIRNVLENYAQHQNYISIEEYHTLGKCNGVKDEKERLNISHYLHDLGICLHFQKDSTLKHRVILKPSWATNAVYKVTDTPAVIQNKGRFTTTDLETIWGDSEYAKMQDELLKLMQNFKICYPLGKDTYIAPILLPSDEPAYTWNETDNLTLRYEYEFMPKGIVTRFIIEMHDKIECLPAPDNSQLVWKNGVILTISDKLRSDRTCQAGLRR; encoded by the coding sequence ATGGAAGCCCAAGAGTTTTTAGAACTGATAGATCGAGCCGCCGAGGAGCAATGGAAAGAACTCGATCTCGCGGGGATGAATCTGACAGAGCTACCACCAGAAATTGGCAAGCTAACTCACCTTGAGAAGTTGATTTTGGGGAAGTGGGATGACAAGACTGGTAAAGCAATTGGTAATCTCTTGACAGAGATCCCACCCGTCATCTTAAGTCTCCCCAAACTAACCAGTCTCGATGTTTGGGAAAATAAGATCAAAAGTCTTCCAGATTGGCTAGCACAGATAACTAATTTAACTAAACTGTACCTTTACGGAAACAAAATAGAGAGTCTGCCAAACTGGTTTAGTGAGATGACCAGATTAACCGAGCTAGGCTTAGGCAATAGTGGTTTAGCTGAAATACCTGAACTAGTGTTTAGTTTAACCAACTTAACTTATCTAGGATTTAGTGAAAATAATTTACAAGTTCTACCAGAATCGATCTCCAACCTTAAAAATCTCAAAAAACTTAGCTTAGGTGGAAATTCGCTATCTCAACTACCAGAATCGATCGCCTTGCTAACGGAGCTAGAAGAACTTTATATTTGGGAAAATAAATTAACAGAGATTCCCCAAGCGATCGGCAAATTAACCAGTCTGACTTCCCTTAACCTCGGAGAGAATCAAATCGCCGAATTGCCCCAGATGATCGGCAAATTAACCAGTCTGACTTCCCTTAAGCTCTGGAGCAATCAAATCGCCATTATCCCCGAAGCGATCGGCAATTTAACCAGTCTGACTGCTCTTGGACTCAGTAGCAATCAAATCGCCATTATCCCCGAAGCGATCGGCAACTTAACCAGTCTGACTTCCCTTGACCTCAGTTTCAATCAAATCGCCGAATTGCCCCAGACGATCGGCAACTTAACCAGTCTGACTTCCCTTAGCCTCCGCAACAATCAAATCGCCGAATTGCCCCAGACGATCGGCAATTTAACCAGTCTGACTAACCTTTTCCTCGGAAGGAATAAAATCGCCGAATTGCCCCAGACGATCGGCAATTTAACCAGTCTGACTTCCCTTTACCTCAGCAACAATCAAATCGCCGAATTGCCCCAGACAATCGGCAACTTAACCAGTCTGACTTCCCTTGACCTCAGTTTCAATCAAATCGCCGAATTGCCCCAGACGATCGGCAACTTAACCAGTCTGACTTCCCTTAACCTTTATAATAATCAAATCGCCGAATTGCCCCAGACGATCGGCAATTTAACCAGTCTGACTAACCTTTTCCTCAGCAACAATCAAATCGCCGAATTGCCCCAGACGATCGGCAACTTAACCAGTCTGACTTCCCTTAACCTCTGGAGCAATCAAATCGCGGAATTGCCCCAGACGATCGGCAACTTAACCAGTCTGACTTCCCTTGACCTCAGTTTCAATCAAATCGCCGAATTGCCTCAGATGATCGGCAATTTAACCAGTCTGACTAACCTTAACCTCAGTTTCAATCAAATCGCCGAATTGCTCCAGACGATCGGCAATTTAACCAGTCTGAGTGACCTTGACCTCAGCAACAATCAAATCGCGGAATTACCCCAGACGATCGGCAATTTAACCAGTCTGACTGACCTAAAACTTTATAATAATCAAATTGCCGTAATTCCTGAGTGGTTTCGCTCGCTCAACAATCTCGAAAAATTAGACTTACGTGGAAATCCCGTGCCGATTCCACCAGAGATCCTCGGCACAAATAAAAAATTTTATGAAGATCCTGGAGATCTCCAAGCCATTCTCAGCTTCTATTTCCAAACCCAAGGTCCCAAGGCTACGGAACCACTCTACGAAGCGAAATTTATCATCGTCGGTGAAGGTGACGCGGGTAAAACTACCCTTGCCAAAAAGCTCCAAGATCCAGATTACGCGCTCACATCGGATGAAGAATCTACTCAAGGTATCGATGTGATTCGGTGGGACTTTATTCAACCTGATGGTAAACCCTTCCGCGTGAATATTTGGGACTTTGGTGGTCAAGATATCTATCATGCTACCCACCAATTTTTCCTCACTGCCCGTTCTCTCTACACTCTCGTCGTCGATAATCGCCGCGAAAATCCCAACTTTTACTATTGGTTGAATGTCGTCCGACTCTATAGCAATGATAGCCCGATCTTCATCGTCAAAAATGAAAAAGGCGACCGAAACTGCGAACTCAACGAACGACAACTCCGCAGCGAATTTCTCCAACTCAAAGAATCCCTACCTACCAACTTCTCTAGCAATCGCGGACTCAGGGAGATTCAGCACTTCATCCAAACCCACATCGCCAACCTCCCCCACATCCAGCTTCCCATCCCCAAAACCTGGGTCAAAATTCGCAACGTCCTCGAAAACTACGCCCAACATCAAAACTATATCAGCATCGAGGAATACCACACCCTCGGCAAATGCAATGGAGTCAAAGATGAAAAGGAACGGCTAAATATCAGTCATTACCTCCATGACTTGGGCATTTGTCTCCACTTCCAAAAAGATTCTACCCTCAAACATCGGGTCATTCTTAAGCCCTCCTGGGCAACCAACGCCGTCTACAAAGTCACTGACACCCCCGCCGTCATCCAAAACAAAGGTCGCTTTACCACCACAGATCTCGAAACCATTTGGGGCGATTCTGAATATGCCAAGATGCAGGATGAATTGCTCAAATTGATGCAAAACTTCAAGATCTGTTACCCCCTCGGCAAAGACACCTACATCGCCCCCATTCTGCTTCCCAGCGACGAACCAGCCTACACCTGGAACGAAACCGACAATCTGACACTGCGATACGAATACGAATTCATGCCCAAAGGGATCGTCACCCGCTTCATCATCGAAATGCACGACAAAATCGAATGTCTACCCGCTCCAGACAACAGCCAACTAGTCTGGAAAAATGGTGTCATCCTCACCATTAGTGACAAGTTAAGAAGCGATCGCACTTGTCAAGCAGGCTTGAGGCGATGA
- a CDS encoding type II toxin-antitoxin system VapC family toxin: MFLLDTHTLIWFLDNDSRLPPSTKEQIESAESVFVSIVSLWEIAIKINIGKLTLKTDFQAIEQNLVTQDISILPIDITAIKVYLDLPLHHRDPFDRIIIAQSIDLDLTIVSGDLQFDAYPVTRLWNI; encoded by the coding sequence TTGTTTTTATTAGACACTCATACCCTGATTTGGTTTCTAGACAACGATTCCCGACTACCACCCAGTACGAAAGAACAAATCGAATCGGCTGAATCTGTATTTGTGAGTATTGTATCGCTCTGGGAGATAGCGATTAAGATTAATATTGGCAAGCTAACATTAAAAACTGACTTTCAGGCGATCGAACAGAATTTAGTTACCCAAGACATCTCAATTCTACCGATCGACATAACGGCGATTAAAGTATATCTAGATCTTCCACTTCATCACAGAGATCCATTCGACAGAATCATCATTGCCCAATCGATCGATCTCGATCTAACGATCGTTAGCGGCGATCTTCAATTCGATGCTTATCCCGTGACTAGATTATGGAATATTTAG